Proteins from a genomic interval of Paenibacillus sp. FSL H8-0048:
- a CDS encoding sugar kinase has product MSRIAAFGEVMMRLQVPGVETLAQSSRLEYSFSGSGVNVTAALARYGHNGALITTLPETPVGEAAIAYLRKLGVDTSLIRRGGRHLGMYFLENGFGARPGRVTYTDRLGSSFNTAVADQYDMAALASRVDVLHLCGITLAMNDGVRGQMKQLAAEVKHAGGRVVFDCNYRPALWGEEGYAKARPHYEELLTLADLVLMNEKDALYILGTEAAGYDRITQLKQAVPAVAERFGIRAAAGTHREINADNTHSLTGYIYRQGAFAFSPKLTFPVYDRIGAGDAFASAVIHGELQDYPQQQTVDMAAAAAMLAHTIPGDTALFTESEVLRALDGHTSDVER; this is encoded by the coding sequence ATGTCTAGAATCGCTGCCTTTGGCGAAGTGATGATGCGGCTACAGGTTCCGGGGGTGGAGACACTGGCCCAGAGCAGCAGGCTGGAGTACTCTTTTTCGGGGAGCGGGGTAAATGTAACGGCAGCGCTGGCCAGATATGGTCATAACGGAGCACTGATCACGACCTTGCCGGAGACTCCGGTGGGGGAAGCCGCCATCGCTTATCTGCGCAAGCTTGGGGTAGATACGTCACTGATCCGCCGGGGCGGCAGGCACCTCGGGATGTACTTCCTGGAGAACGGGTTCGGGGCCCGTCCCGGAAGAGTCACGTATACCGACCGGCTGGGCAGCAGCTTCAATACCGCAGTGGCGGATCAGTATGATATGGCGGCGCTGGCTTCCCGGGTGGACGTCCTGCATCTATGCGGCATTACGCTGGCTATGAATGACGGGGTGCGCGGGCAGATGAAGCAGCTTGCGGCAGAGGTGAAGCACGCCGGGGGCAGGGTGGTATTCGACTGCAACTACCGTCCGGCGTTATGGGGCGAGGAGGGGTATGCCAAGGCCCGCCCGCATTACGAAGAGCTGCTTACGCTTGCCGATCTGGTGCTGATGAACGAGAAGGATGCGCTGTACATTCTTGGCACGGAAGCGGCAGGTTATGATAGAATAACACAGTTGAAGCAAGCGGTTCCCGCTGTAGCGGAGCGCTTCGGAATCAGGGCGGCTGCGGGCACGCACCGTGAGATTAACGCGGACAATACACATTCCCTGACCGGCTACATTTACCGTCAAGGTGCGTTCGCGTTCTCCCCCAAGCTGACCTTCCCGGTGTATGACCGGATCGGTGCCGGGGATGCTTTTGCCAGCGCCGTTATTCATGGTGAATTGCAGGATTATCCGCAGCAGCAGACGGTGGATATGGCAGCAGCCGCAGCGATGCTGGCCCACACCATCCCGGGCGATACAGCGTTGTTCACCGAGAGTGAGGTGCTCCGGGCGCTGGATGGCCATACCTCAGATGTTGAAAGGTAG
- a CDS encoding DgaE family pyridoxal phosphate-dependent ammonia lyase, protein MDHSLQAKYGLKRVINASGRMSILGVSAPTDSVMEAMKQGGQRYVEIADLVDKSGDYIARLLGSEGAVVVNSASSGIALSVAAIVTAGDPRLSLRLHQEPVLKNEIIMLKGHNVQYGAPVETMVFLGGGRVIEVGYANEGRAEHIEQAIGEHTAAILYVKSHHAVQKNMISVEEAWEVAQRRGVPMIVDAAAEEDLRKYVQYSDLAIYSGSKAVEGPTSGIVAGKQKYIGWLKVQQHGIGRSMKVGKETTFGLLQALDEYQDKADNSQQEKQALEALQPLAGLPGVSVRTVQDEAGRAIYRGRIQIDAAAAGVNAREVNDRLREGNIAVYTRDYGVKQGYFDIDPRSLQGDDLQVIVSRIHEIIGGRS, encoded by the coding sequence GGCGTCTCCGCACCGACTGATTCGGTGATGGAGGCCATGAAGCAGGGCGGGCAGCGGTATGTGGAGATCGCGGATCTGGTGGACAAATCGGGCGATTACATCGCCCGCCTGCTCGGCTCCGAAGGAGCCGTTGTCGTGAACTCAGCCTCCAGCGGCATTGCGCTGTCGGTGGCGGCGATTGTAACCGCCGGAGATCCCCGCCTCAGTCTGCGCCTGCACCAGGAGCCGGTGCTGAAGAATGAGATTATTATGCTGAAGGGCCATAATGTACAGTATGGAGCACCGGTGGAGACGATGGTCTTCCTCGGCGGCGGCCGGGTGATCGAGGTTGGGTATGCCAACGAAGGCCGCGCAGAGCACATTGAACAAGCCATCGGGGAACATACCGCAGCGATTCTCTATGTGAAATCCCACCACGCCGTCCAGAAGAATATGATCTCGGTGGAGGAAGCCTGGGAGGTTGCACAGCGCAGGGGCGTGCCGATGATTGTCGACGCCGCTGCGGAAGAGGACCTGCGCAAATATGTCCAGTATTCCGATCTGGCCATCTACAGCGGCTCGAAGGCGGTGGAAGGTCCTACTTCGGGCATTGTAGCGGGCAAGCAGAAGTACATCGGGTGGCTGAAGGTGCAGCAGCACGGAATCGGCCGCAGCATGAAGGTCGGCAAAGAGACGACCTTCGGACTGCTTCAGGCCTTGGATGAATATCAGGACAAGGCGGACAACAGCCAGCAGGAGAAGCAGGCGCTGGAAGCACTTCAGCCGCTCGCAGGTCTTCCCGGAGTATCGGTCCGCACCGTGCAGGATGAAGCGGGCCGGGCGATTTACCGGGGACGCATCCAGATTGATGCCGCTGCTGCGGGCGTGAATGCGCGAGAGGTCAATGACCGCCTGCGGGAAGGCAATATTGCCGTGTATACGCGGGACTATGGCGTGAAGCAAGGATATTTCGATATCGATCCGAGATCGCTGCAGGGCGATGATCTACAGGTTATCGTCAGCAGAATTCATGAGATTATAGGGGGCAGATCATAA
- a CDS encoding GntR family transcriptional regulator, with protein sequence MSLKRKQGPLYQQIQKILKDRILHGVYPLGSIIPSEPQLEKEFGVSKMTVRGAVQELAQEGYVQKKSGVGTIVMRNTAYQKLSKGKRFTELLVEAGHKLEKKLLASQRLANEAGSEEYSRYGPYCQRIERLYILDGQPYIHLVHFLTAAALPGGGTAEMGADIQSLYDSLEENDIVLENFRDRFFVEPAPPEVCLLLNLPPGAYVLKRLRNSYDAEGRLIEHSIGCYNTELHHYLVSYDT encoded by the coding sequence GTGTCACTGAAACGCAAGCAAGGCCCCTTATACCAGCAGATCCAGAAGATCCTCAAGGACCGGATTCTGCACGGGGTATATCCGCTCGGCAGCATTATCCCCTCCGAGCCGCAGCTGGAGAAAGAGTTCGGTGTCAGCAAAATGACGGTCCGCGGCGCGGTTCAGGAACTGGCCCAGGAAGGTTATGTGCAGAAGAAGAGCGGCGTCGGAACCATTGTCATGCGCAATACCGCCTACCAGAAGCTCTCCAAGGGCAAGCGGTTCACAGAACTGCTGGTCGAAGCGGGCCATAAGCTGGAAAAGAAGCTGCTCGCATCCCAGCGCCTCGCGAATGAAGCAGGATCAGAGGAATACAGCCGTTACGGGCCGTATTGCCAGCGGATCGAACGCCTGTATATTCTGGATGGCCAGCCCTATATCCATCTGGTGCATTTTCTGACGGCAGCCGCTCTGCCCGGCGGGGGAACAGCAGAGATGGGGGCAGACATCCAGTCCCTGTACGACTCGCTGGAGGAGAACGACATTGTGCTGGAGAACTTCAGGGACCGCTTCTTCGTGGAGCCGGCGCCGCCTGAGGTATGCCTGCTGCTGAACCTCCCTCCCGGTGCGTATGTACTCAAGCGCCTGCGCAACTCCTATGATGCGGAAGGCCGGCTGATCGAACACAGTATCGGCTGCTATAATACGGAGCTGCATCATTATCTGGTCAGCTACGACACTTGA
- the dagF gene encoding 2-dehydro-3-deoxy-phosphogluconate aldolase, protein MSKIQERFYKNRAALNVLSGSIANAKDIYEAADGHVLVGVLSKNYANAQEASAAMTEYGQAIQDAVSIGLGAGDNRQAAVVAEIAASYAGSHINQVFPAVGATRANLGAKDSWINSLVSPCGQPGYVNISTGPVSSGNAQRAIVPVHAAIALVRDMGGNALKYYPMKGLELEEEYRAVAKACGEEGFALEPTGGIDLDNFAPILEIALQAGVPQVIPHVYSSIIDSETGSTRVQDVRTLLSTMKLLVDRYV, encoded by the coding sequence ATGAGCAAAATTCAGGAGCGTTTCTATAAGAACAGAGCGGCACTGAATGTACTGTCCGGCAGCATCGCGAACGCCAAGGACATCTACGAGGCTGCCGACGGGCATGTGCTGGTAGGCGTACTCTCCAAAAATTACGCCAACGCCCAGGAAGCGTCCGCCGCTATGACGGAGTACGGACAGGCGATCCAGGATGCCGTATCCATCGGGCTTGGTGCCGGGGACAACCGCCAGGCGGCGGTGGTCGCAGAGATTGCTGCAAGCTACGCGGGCAGCCATATCAACCAGGTCTTTCCGGCTGTAGGCGCAACCCGTGCTAATCTGGGAGCGAAGGACAGCTGGATTAACAGCCTGGTCTCCCCCTGCGGACAGCCTGGCTATGTCAATATATCCACCGGCCCGGTCAGCTCGGGCAATGCCCAGCGGGCTATTGTTCCGGTGCACGCCGCCATCGCTCTGGTCCGGGACATGGGCGGCAATGCGCTCAAATATTATCCGATGAAGGGGCTGGAGCTGGAAGAAGAGTACCGTGCGGTAGCCAAGGCCTGCGGAGAAGAAGGCTTTGCCCTGGAGCCTACGGGCGGCATCGATCTGGATAACTTCGCGCCCATTCTGGAGATTGCGCTTCAGGCGGGGGTGCCGCAGGTGATCCCGCATGTCTATTCCTCCATCATTGATTCCGAGACGGGAAGCACAAGGGTGCAGGATGTCCGCACGCTGCTCAGCACGATGAAATTGCTGGTGGACCGGTATGTCTAG